Sequence from the Aromatoleum petrolei genome:
CGGAGTTCGCTCGCTTTCATGATCACCCCAGTTGACGGTGAACAAACACGGTCTCGAGCGGCAGCTTCGCAGCTGCAAGGCGGAACGCTTCGCGCGCCAACGCCTCATCGACACCATCCATCTCGTACAGCACCTTGCCGGGCTGAATCTCGGCGACCCAGTATTCCGGGTTGCCCTTGCCGTTACCCATGCGGACTTCGGCAGGTTTCTTCGAGATCGGCTTGTCCGGGAAGATCCGGATCCAGATGCGACCGCCCCGCTTGATGTGGCGCGTCATCGCACGTCGTGCCGATTCGATCTGTCGGGCAGTCAGCCGACCGCGGCCGATTGCCTTGAGACCGAATTCGCCGAAGCTGACCTTCGCACCGCGCGTCGCCACGCCAGTGTTGCGGCCCTTCTGCTCCTTACGGTATTTCCTTCTCGTCGGCTGAAGCATCATTCACCCCTGCTTTCTTGCGGCTGCTTGGCCTGACCCTCAGCGCCACCGCGACGGGCGGGACGGCGACCGGGACGGCCCTCGCCACCTTCGGCGCCGCGCGGCGCACCGCGACGGCCACGGCGAGCCTCGTTTTCATTCTCGACGACCGCCGGACGCTCGTTGCGACCCAGCATCTCGCCCTTGTAGACCCAGACCTTGATGCCGATTATGCCGTACGTGGTACTCGCTTCGGAGACGCCGTAGTCGATGTCGGCGCGCAGCGTGTGCAGCGGCACACGACCCTCACGATACCATTCCGTACGGGCGATTTCGGCCCCGTTCAGACGGCCCGCGCTCATGATCTTGATGCCCTGGGCACCGAGGCGCATGGCGTTCTGCATCGCACGCTTCATCGCACGACGGAACATGATA
This genomic interval carries:
- the rpsC gene encoding 30S ribosomal protein S3, translated to MGQKIHPTGFRLAVTRDWSSRWFASSRDYSKMLHEDIKVRDFLKKKLAHASVGRIVIERPAKNARITLFSARPGVVIGKKGEDIELLKRELQKIMGVPVHVNIEEVRKPEVDAKLIADSIAQQLEKRIMFRRAMKRAMQNAMRLGAQGIKIMSAGRLNGAEIARTEWYREGRVPLHTLRADIDYGVSEASTTYGIIGIKVWVYKGEMLGRNERPAVVENENEARRGRRGAPRGAEGGEGRPGRRPARRGGAEGQAKQPQESRGE
- the rplP gene encoding 50S ribosomal protein L16, with product MLQPTRRKYRKEQKGRNTGVATRGAKVSFGEFGLKAIGRGRLTARQIESARRAMTRHIKRGGRIWIRIFPDKPISKKPAEVRMGNGKGNPEYWVAEIQPGKVLYEMDGVDEALAREAFRLAAAKLPLETVFVHRQLG